The Chryseobacterium shigense genome segment ATAGACAGACCTGCACCCAGAGCCACCTGACGGGCCGGCGCCTGGCCTTCTCCTGCCTGTAAAACATTTCCCATATAAATCTCCTGAACATTTTTAGGATCAAGACCGATTTTATTTAATGCTCCCTTTACAGCAGCAGATCCCAGCTTGGTAGCAGGAACCGTTGAAAGGCTTCCCATAAAACTCCCTATAGGCGTTCTTACTGCGGAAACGATGAATACTTCTTTCATGTGTATTATTATATTTTATTTTTTAATGAAATGATGCTGTAAGGCAGCATTTATACTATTCTATTTTTTTGCTTTTATATAGATAATTTCAAACTGGTCGTTTCCAACTTTAGTTTGCATTTTCAGCAAATTATTTTGAGTTTCTACAATTTTATTATTAAAAACAGTCCCTATCTGAATAGGATCATTTTTGTCAGATTTTTCCAGAACAATCACTTTATAATTACAGTCATCCACAAAAACAAGAGTGGATTTTACATAATCTTTACCATTATTGAAATATTCGGTCTGAACATTTTCTTTAATGGTCATATACCATATTCCTTCAGGATAGTTGGCTCTGAGAAATTTTCCTTCTCTTATATTCTTACATTTCGCAGGCTGATCGGGTTTATCAAATAATATACTTTGAGATTTAGCCTGTGAAAATAACAGCATAAACAATGCTGCTGATATAATTTTTAAATGTTTCATATCTGTGTTCTTTTATTTACTTTTTTACTGCCTGAAGCAAAAATCATAAGGAAAGCTCCCAGAAATTCTACAATCCAGCCCCATTTTAGCTTTACAACTCCTGCAAAAGCTTCTCTCCAGGATTTAAATGGCAGAAAGCTGAAATAGTCCAGAGACTGCATTTTTACCGCTACAAGCGTGAATACAAATAACAGAATTAAAAGTACCCCGAAAAACCTTACTACTTTTCCATTGCCATTAACAATACCGAAAACCGCACATGCAGCTAAAATCCAGCATACAATAGCAAGATAGTGGTCCAGCTTCCAGTAGTTCCAGTTTCCTATAACAGGAACATGGACAAGAGGCAGAAAACTACCTATCACCACCAATATTAATCCTAATAACTGAATATTTTTCATATTTACTAAAGTGCCAAAATACAAAAAAAAACACACTTTTAAACAGTGTGTTTTAAAAACGGCATATCTTCATCCGGACTCTAATTAGGCTTAAAAAAAAGCTGTAAAATTTATATTTAATTCAAGAAAAATAAAAATTTATTATCAAATTAAAAATCAAGATTAGCGATTTCAATACCAATCTGAAGACCATATTTTTTCTTCAGCAAGGCACTGTTATTAAATGCGGGAGTAAAATCTTTCTGAACAAACAGATTAAGTCCCCCATAACTGATCCCGAATTTACCTCCGAAGATAAAATCGTTCACCCCATGCATAATTCTTTCTCTTTCCACAATTCTTTTGCTGTTCACATTTGAGTATTTTATATAATTCACACTTCCTAAATTCAGTCCGCCATATACTCCCATGATCAGGCTCAGCTGTTTTTTCCTGTTATCCAGGTATTTTACACCTTCATATTCTGAATATTTGGGATTTAAGACAATCCTGAAATCCAAAGGCACATAGAGATATGTAATGTTCAGTTTTGTCTTTCTTAAACTTCCCCGGTCAAAATCATCTACAAAGATGCTGTTATTTTCCTGTTTGAAAACCTTATCATATTTGGGAACGTATCTATCTGATCTCAGTCCTAAACCAATGCGGTAAAAAACTGGACTTCTGAAACCTCCCATCTGATTTTCATAACGAAGTGCAAACTGAGAGGAAGTAATGATTGTATTTCTGGTATCTGAATCACTGTTATAAAAATTGAAAGGTTCATCTTTCGAAGTAAGCCCACTTCCCATTAAGCTTACTGAAAAATCAATCGTTTTCAGGAAGAACTTTGGATCTTTTCTCTCTTTCTGCTGCCCCAGCTTTATATTTACACCTCCATGCCCGATGCTCAGTTCATTTTTAGACCGGGTGGAATCACGGTCCATAAAAACGGAATTTTTAACAATTTCTCTTGTTGCCTCTTCAAGCTCCTGCTGCTGAGTATCTACTTTTTCGTTGATTATCTGCTGATATTTCCGGGCCGTTTCTTCACGCTGTTTCTGTTTCTCCTCAATTGTGAGCTTTTTTTCATTGAAATCTTTATCTATGGCATCCAGCTCAATATTCATTTTTGATTTTTCTGATACCACGATGCTGTCGATCTTTTTTGAATACAGTTCTATTTTCTGGTTCATTTCCGGTTTTTTCTGTGCAAAACTGCAGGTAAAAGCCAATATGGCGGTCATTAAAGCGAACTTCGTTTTCATATTTTTCATTAATTTTTAGACAATATTTTTGCTCTGACCTTACTTAAGGACAGTATTTTTTATTTTTATAAGCTTTCAGATTTATTTGGAATCCAGATAAACTGTTACTCCCAAAACCGTTACATTACCTACACTCGGAGTTACTCTGTCAAAATGTATCACTCCGAATTTTCGGTTGTCTTTTTCAGATTTTATACGGGCTTTTTCAAACTCTCTTCCCGAAAGAAGCTCATCCGCATTGATATAACTTGATTTTGATCTTTGAGTTTCCGCAAGCACAGGAAGCTCGTGTTTATTAACAACTTCTGTCTTTGCCTGATGGATGGTATTATTTTCAGGCTGATTGACTACAACCTGCTGTTCCTTTTGCCCGGCAATCTCTTGTTTCTTTTCTTTTTTAGGAATAAAAGATGCATCGGGTTTTATTTTTTCATGATTTTCATTTACAATTTTCACTTTCTCATTCTGAATCTGAACAGGTTCTTCATTAGAAATAACAGACTGGTTACCAAGATCAGATTTGACAGGATTCACTGTTTTTTTCAGAACCTGATTAACCATATAATCTGTTTTTTTATAATCGAATTTACTTTTATAGCTAATATAGTAAATGAGGGTACCTACAGAAATGAATACCAATACAGCAGCAGCATATTTCCACCACTGAAAAGACGGTTTTAAGACAGAATCAGGCATCTTCTCCGATTTCTGGTCTATCCTGTCCCAAAGATCTGCCGAAGGCTTTATTTCAAGCTTTTCGTAATCAGATTTTAATTGTTTCAGTATTTCTTTTTTCATTTTCTTTTGCTTTTAAAAATTCTGCAAGCCATTTTTTTGCTTTGCTCAGCTGGCTTTTGCTTGTACCTTCTGAAATATTCAGAATTTCTGCAATTTCCTGATGCTTTTTTTCTTCAAAGACATATAAGTTGAAAATCAACCTGTATCCTGCCGGCATCTGTGAAAATATTTCCTCGATATTAAGCTGTTCCAGTCCTTCATCCAGATCTTCATCAGAATAGTCGTCTGCAATTTCTATATCTGCATAAAGAATGTTCCTGTTCTTTCTGACAAAGCTGATAGAATCATTCACAACAATTTTTCTCAGCCAGAACGGAAAGCTTTTCCAGTCTCTGCACTCATCCAGTTTAGTGAAACATTTCATAAATGCACTGATGAGGATATCTTCGGCATCATGAAGGTTATTCGTATAAGAATTTGATATGGCAAGCATTTTAGCTGAAAACATCTCATAAAGAGCTTTCTGGGCCATCCGGTCCTGCTTTTTAGCCAGTAAAAAATTCTTTTCGAGATTCTCCATGTATCAGTTTCTATCTATAAGACGGAATTTGTTGCAAAAGGTTGCCTGAAAATAAAAAAAATTGCACTTTTTTTCAAAAGTGCAATTTAATATTTTAATAATCAGTGGAATAAATTAATGCTTTACTGAAGAAACTTCTTCCGGGTTATGTTTATGTCTGAATAAAACCGCAAAGAAAATGGCAAGAATCAATGCATAAATAGCAAATGAAAGCCATATGTTCTGCCAGTCTTTCACCATTACCACAGATGAAAGCGTTCCATCGGCATTCACAGCCGAATTGAAACTGTTTTTAAGGATCTCCAGGAAAGTAGGGTTATCAGCTGTTGTATCCAGATAAGCAGACAGGTCTGAAGCATTAGTAAATTTGTGTGTGAAAAACTTATCAATAGCCCAGCCGGCAATATAACTTCCGAAAAGAGCCCCAAAGCCGTTGGTCATCATCATAAATAATCCCTGAGCAGATGATCTTATCTTTTTATCGGTAGTAGTTTCTACGAAAAGTGAACCTGAAATATTGAAGAAATCAAATGCCATTCCGTATACGATACATGAAAAAACAATCAATGAAAGTCCGAATCCGTCAGGAACTCCATAAGCAAAGAATCCGAACCTGAGTACCCAGGCCAGCATGGACATCAGCATTACTTTTTTAATTCCGAATTTTTTCAGGAAAAAAGGGATTGCCAAAATAAATAGGGTTTCTGAAACCTGTGAAATCGACATAATAATTGTAGATCTCTGGACTACAAAAGAATCAGCGTATTTAGGAAAATGTGAAAATTCACTTAAAAATACATCTCCATAGGCATTCGTCAATTGAAGTGCTGCTCCCAATAACATTGAGAACAAAAAGAATAATGCCATTTTATAGCTTCCGAAAAGCTTAAATGCATTCAGACCTAGCTGTTCAGATAACGGAGCATTTTTATCAATCAGCCTCTGCGGCGGACATTTTGGTAATGTCAACGCATAGATTCCCAAAAATACAGCAATAGCCCCACCAATATAAAACTGTCCTTCCGTTGCTTTATTTCCTGTAAGATTGGTTATCCACATAGCTACAATAAATCCTATAGTTCCCCATACACGGATCGGAGGAAAATCTTTTACTACATCCAGATTACTATTTTTGAGTATCGTGTAGGAAATAGAATTTGCAAGGGCAATGGTCGGCATATAAAAGCACATAGCCAGAAGCATCAGCCAGAAGAAAGAGTCAGGATCTGCAGAATGAGGCAGAACAAAAAGTATAGCCCCATAAAGGACATGCAGTACAGCGTAGATACGTTCAGCATTGATCCAGCGGTCGGCAATGATCCCGGTAATGGTCGGCATAAAAATGGAAGCTATTCCCATCGTTCCGAAAACGGCTCCGAACTGGGTTCCATCCCAGTGTTTTGTCCCGAACCAAAAATTAGCCATCGTAATCAGCCAGGCTCCCCAGACAAAAAACTGAAGAAAGCTGAGAATGGTAAGTCGTAATTTTAAATTCATAGTTTAGTATAAAGTGTCTTTTTAATCAATTGTTCTTTTCCTCCTTTTAATTTCTTCCTGAATTTCCAGAGCGGTATCAAAATCTTCTTCTTTTACAGCTTCATCAAGTAATTTCTGAAGCTCTTCCATAGATACTGCCTTTAGGTTATCTTCAGACTGTACGGTTTCGGAGAACGGCTGTTCTTCCTTTGAAACATCTTCCAGTTCAAGAAGAATTCCGGCTTCATTAAGAACCTGCTGTGTAGTGAAAATAGGAGCATCAAATCTTACTGCCATTGCTACTGCATCAGAAGTTCTTGCATCAAGGATAAGTTCTTCGTTGTTAGCTTTATTTTTGAAATTGATATTAGAGAAAAATACACCGTCTACAATCTGGTAAATAATTACTGAAACCAATTCGTAATGGGCAGAAACTATAAATTTTGTGAATAAATCATGAGTAAGCGGACGGGGTGGATGGATGTCTTTTTCAAGTCCCAGCGAAATAGACTGAGCCTCGAAATTTCCTATAACAACAGGTAATTTTATATGTGTTTCTTCATGTTCCAATAACAAAGCGTAAGCTCCCGATTGGGTCTGGCTGTACGATATTCCGCGAATAATTAGCTGCTTATAATCCATAGCTACAAATATAGATTAATTTTTTATTGTGATTTTAGTTTTTACGCAAAAATAAAAGCCCGGAAAGGCCCGAACTTTTATTTTATAAGTGAATTTAAATCGTGAATTACTTCCTGTCAATTTTAAAATCTCTACTGACCGGCGAAGCAAAATCCACTATTGACTTTTTATCCTTTTATTGCTTTTATTTTCTCAGTTAATGCAGGAATAATCTGGAATGCATCTCCCACTACCCCGTAATCCGCAGACTTGAAGAATGGTGCTTCAGCATCATTATTGATTACCACAATCGTTTTAGAAGAGTTTACTCCAGCCAAATGCTGAATAGCTCCGGAAATACCCACTGCAATATAAAGGTTAGGTGAAATAGCCTTCCCTGTTTGTCCTACGTGCTCTGTGTGAGGTCTCCATCCTATATCAGAAACCGGCTTGGAACATGCTGTAGCAGCACCAAGAACATTAGCCAGTTCTTCAATCATTCCCCAGTTTTCAGGACCTTTCATTCCTCTTCCTGCAGACACAACAACTTCAGCTTCTTTAAGATCCAGTTTTCCTGAACTCTGCTCGTGAGAAATTACTTTCGTATCTTCATTAGCTACTGATAGGTTTTTAACTTCTTCTGAACCTGATACCACACTTTCTTTTACTCCGAAAGCATTTTGAGAAACAGTAACAATTACACCGTTTCCTTCTGCTTTTGCATGCATGAACCCTTTTCCTGAGAATGCTTTTCTTTTCACCTGGAACGGAGAAAGACTTTCAGGAGCTTCCAGAACATTGGTAATTAAAGAATAGTTCTTCATTACGGCAAGCATTGGAGCAACGGAAGAAGCGTCTGTTGTGTGAGGGAATACAATAATATTTCCGTTTACCACTTCATTCACAGCCTGAGCAAATGCTTTTGCCGAGAAGTTCTTAAGACCTTCATCTTTGATATTAATAACATTTGATGCTCCATATTTGTATAATAAATCTGAAGAATCTGTAGGGTTTACGGAGATTGCCGTAACGGTATCTCCCGCCTGGTCTGCCACTGCCTTAGCATAAGAAACTGCTTCCAAAGCTGCTTTTTTGTAAACTCCGTTTATATTTTCTGCGTATACGAATACTGCCATTTTTTTAAATTTAAAAATTAAAAGATTGAAAAATTAAAAGATTAAGATTAAGGACTCAGACCGGCTTTTTCAACTTCCGGCTTCTGGTTTCCTTCTTTCCTCTTTTTAGATTACTTTAGCTTCTTCGTGAAGTAATCTTACCAATTCATCCAAATTATCAGGAGAAACCATTTTCACAGCGGCTCTTGGCGGTACACTGTCATAAGTTACTCCCTGAACTTTCACTTCAGAAGAAGCCGGCTCTACAACCTGTAAAGGCTTCGTTCTTGCAGACATAATTCCTCTCATATTCGGGATGATAAGTTCTTTTTCATCTACCAACCCTTTTTGTCCTGCAATTATGGCAGGTAATTTTACTGATATAGTTTCTTTTCCGCCTTCAATTTCTCTTACGGCAGTAGCTTCGCTTCCATTCACCTCTAAACCTACAGATGCATTCACAAAGGGCTGATTCAATAATTGAGCAACCATTCCTGGTACAGAACCTCCGTTGTAATCGATGGACTCTTTTCCGCAAAGGATAAGATCATATCCTCCGTTTTGAGCTACAGCAGCAATTTCTTTTGCTGTAGAATAGCTGTCTTTAGGATCAAGGTTTACTCTCACAGCGTCATTAGCCCCAATAGCTAATGCTTTTCTTACTACCGGTTCTGTAGCAGCATCTCCTACATTGATTACTGTTACAGTTGCACCCTGAGTTTCCTGAAGTTTAACCGCTTTTGTCAACGCAAATTCATCTAAAGGATTAATGACCCACTGAATTCCATTTTTGTCGAAAGCAGATTTATCTGCCGTAAAGTTAATTTTGGAAGTAGTATCCGGAACACTACTGATACAAACTAATATTTTCATGTGTACTATTTTATTTTTTCCCTTTTGCGCATAAAAACCTTAGTGTTTTATGCTGAGATTTTGTTATATTTTACTGTTGCTAATATAATTAAAAAATATATTATGCATGCATAATACTTATTTTTTTACTATTCAATACATTAAATGCATTAATCAGGCAGGTTTTGTTGCCCTGAACTCTATCTTGCTTGGCAAAACACGGGGATTCATCTTTAA includes the following:
- a CDS encoding RNA polymerase sigma factor, producing the protein MENLEKNFLLAKKQDRMAQKALYEMFSAKMLAISNSYTNNLHDAEDILISAFMKCFTKLDECRDWKSFPFWLRKIVVNDSISFVRKNRNILYADIEIADDYSDEDLDEGLEQLNIEEIFSQMPAGYRLIFNLYVFEEKKHQEIAEILNISEGTSKSQLSKAKKWLAEFLKAKENEKRNTETIKI
- a CDS encoding nucleoside permease — its product is MNLKLRLTILSFLQFFVWGAWLITMANFWFGTKHWDGTQFGAVFGTMGIASIFMPTITGIIADRWINAERIYAVLHVLYGAILFVLPHSADPDSFFWLMLLAMCFYMPTIALANSISYTILKNSNLDVVKDFPPIRVWGTIGFIVAMWITNLTGNKATEGQFYIGGAIAVFLGIYALTLPKCPPQRLIDKNAPLSEQLGLNAFKLFGSYKMALFFLFSMLLGAALQLTNAYGDVFLSEFSHFPKYADSFVVQRSTIIMSISQVSETLFILAIPFFLKKFGIKKVMLMSMLAWVLRFGFFAYGVPDGFGLSLIVFSCIVYGMAFDFFNISGSLFVETTTDKKIRSSAQGLFMMMTNGFGALFGSYIAGWAIDKFFTHKFTNASDLSAYLDTTADNPTFLEILKNSFNSAVNADGTLSSVVMVKDWQNIWLSFAIYALILAIFFAVLFRHKHNPEEVSSVKH
- a CDS encoding bifunctional nuclease family protein, with the protein product MDYKQLIIRGISYSQTQSGAYALLLEHEETHIKLPVVIGNFEAQSISLGLEKDIHPPRPLTHDLFTKFIVSAHYELVSVIIYQIVDGVFFSNINFKNKANNEELILDARTSDAVAMAVRFDAPIFTTQQVLNEAGILLELEDVSKEEQPFSETVQSEDNLKAVSMEELQKLLDEAVKEEDFDTALEIQEEIKRRKRTID
- a CDS encoding electron transfer flavoprotein subunit alpha/FixB family protein, which gives rise to MAVFVYAENINGVYKKAALEAVSYAKAVADQAGDTVTAISVNPTDSSDLLYKYGASNVINIKDEGLKNFSAKAFAQAVNEVVNGNIIVFPHTTDASSVAPMLAVMKNYSLITNVLEAPESLSPFQVKRKAFSGKGFMHAKAEGNGVIVTVSQNAFGVKESVVSGSEEVKNLSVANEDTKVISHEQSSGKLDLKEAEVVVSAGRGMKGPENWGMIEELANVLGAATACSKPVSDIGWRPHTEHVGQTGKAISPNLYIAVGISGAIQHLAGVNSSKTIVVINNDAEAPFFKSADYGVVGDAFQIIPALTEKIKAIKG
- a CDS encoding electron transfer flavoprotein subunit beta/FixA family protein, whose product is MKILVCISSVPDTTSKINFTADKSAFDKNGIQWVINPLDEFALTKAVKLQETQGATVTVINVGDAATEPVVRKALAIGANDAVRVNLDPKDSYSTAKEIAAVAQNGGYDLILCGKESIDYNGGSVPGMVAQLLNQPFVNASVGLEVNGSEATAVREIEGGKETISVKLPAIIAGQKGLVDEKELIIPNMRGIMSARTKPLQVVEPASSEVKVQGVTYDSVPPRAAVKMVSPDNLDELVRLLHEEAKVI